A window of Cohnella herbarum contains these coding sequences:
- a CDS encoding GNAT family N-acetyltransferase yields MNQLDNANLIIKPMGPDQAPPWDLLLLADPSRNLVEEYVSRGICYLAYLDEELVGEFVLIRTHPGTIEIVNVAVGENFQGRGIGKALVLRAIEESKLLHAKTIEIGTGSTGVKQLKLYQKCGFRMFAVDTDFFVKHYEEEIFEEGMRLRDMVRLRLEI; encoded by the coding sequence ATGAATCAATTGGATAACGCTAACCTTATCATTAAACCAATGGGTCCTGATCAAGCCCCCCCTTGGGACCTTCTATTGCTGGCTGATCCATCTAGAAACTTAGTCGAAGAATACGTGAGCAGAGGGATTTGCTATTTGGCTTATTTGGATGAAGAGTTAGTAGGCGAATTCGTCCTCATCCGTACGCATCCTGGGACGATCGAGATCGTGAACGTCGCCGTTGGAGAAAATTTTCAAGGACGAGGAATCGGAAAGGCGTTAGTGTTACGCGCGATCGAGGAGTCGAAATTGCTCCATGCCAAGACGATCGAGATCGGAACGGGAAGCACCGGAGTAAAGCAACTGAAGCTTTACCAGAAGTGCGGATTCAGAATGTTTGCGGTGGACACCGATTTCTTCGTCAAACATTACGAGGAAGAAATCTTCGAAGAAGGCATGCGGCTCAGAGACATGGTCAGGTTGCGATTGGAGATTTAG
- a CDS encoding YqjF family protein has protein sequence MRSDHRPWPVPSKPWRMKQIWHNLLFAHWPIAVEKLRPFIPSPLKLDVHEGQAWIGVIPFRMSGIRLRYLPPIPLTSKFAEINVRTYVTIDDKPGVYFFSLDATHLLAVKGAKALYHLPYYWADIKVNDLNGTFMYESKRRGTGENALFHGIYKPVSTPYATQKGALDHWLTERYCLYSSYGDRIFRCEILHHPWPLQHAEAEIYANTMTAGYGIQLPAGPPILHYSERLEVLTWGLEEVKH, from the coding sequence ATGAGATCGGATCATCGACCTTGGCCCGTACCTTCCAAGCCTTGGAGAATGAAGCAAATCTGGCATAACCTGTTGTTCGCTCATTGGCCGATTGCCGTGGAGAAATTACGACCGTTTATCCCAAGTCCGCTGAAGCTCGATGTTCACGAGGGGCAGGCTTGGATCGGGGTTATCCCTTTTCGTATGAGCGGAATACGGTTACGTTACTTGCCGCCGATCCCGTTGACATCGAAATTTGCCGAGATCAATGTTAGGACTTACGTGACGATAGACGACAAACCGGGCGTCTACTTCTTTAGCTTGGATGCGACTCATCTTCTTGCCGTCAAAGGCGCGAAAGCCTTGTATCATTTGCCTTATTATTGGGCGGATATCAAGGTCAACGATTTAAACGGAACTTTCATGTATGAGTCCAAGCGGCGAGGCACGGGGGAGAATGCTCTTTTTCATGGGATATACAAGCCCGTTTCTACTCCCTATGCGACACAAAAAGGCGCGTTAGATCATTGGCTTACGGAAAGATACTGTTTATACTCAAGTTACGGAGACCGAATCTTTAGATGCGAGATTCTTCATCACCCTTGGCCGTTACAGCATGCGGAAGCAGAGATTTACGCCAATACGATGACCGCCGGCTACGGAATCCAGCTTCCCGCCGGACCTCCCATTCTACACTATTCCGAGCGTTTAGAAGTTTTAACATGGGGACTGGAAGAAGTAAAGCATTAA
- a CDS encoding VOC family protein, which produces MFIQEIKLFANNLESIVDFYNRVLELPIVKRSERRVSFEVGESRLTFERCDAELKPYYHFAFNVTESKADQIVPWLKARGIVINLTNEKEVNFFKDWNAHSAYFYDPAGNIVEFIARHNTKQESDQPFNPEDLLNISEIGMPALDVISLSELLIERYDEQIYLSGDDMFTPIGDEQGLLILSSLDRIWLGSDKKVEIYPLEIVIANAWEDTVQLENYPYRITSRAVSGKSNKGD; this is translated from the coding sequence ATGTTCATTCAAGAAATCAAATTGTTCGCGAACAATTTGGAATCTATAGTCGACTTTTATAATCGGGTGTTAGAGCTGCCAATAGTCAAGCGTTCCGAGAGACGGGTTTCTTTCGAAGTCGGGGAATCGAGATTAACGTTCGAACGATGCGATGCCGAGCTCAAACCGTATTATCACTTTGCGTTTAACGTGACGGAAAGCAAAGCCGATCAAATCGTTCCCTGGCTGAAGGCCAGAGGAATCGTGATTAACCTCACCAATGAAAAAGAAGTCAACTTCTTTAAGGATTGGAATGCCCATTCTGCTTATTTTTACGATCCCGCTGGCAATATCGTTGAATTCATCGCGAGACATAACACGAAGCAAGAGTCGGATCAACCTTTCAATCCGGAAGATTTGTTAAACATAAGCGAGATCGGCATGCCGGCGCTCGACGTGATCTCGCTGTCAGAATTGTTGATCGAACGATACGATGAGCAAATTTATCTCTCCGGGGACGACATGTTTACGCCGATCGGTGACGAGCAAGGCTTGTTAATCCTTTCCTCCTTAGATCGCATCTGGTTAGGATCGGATAAGAAAGTCGAAATTTACCCATTGGAAATCGTCATCGCTAACGCTTGGGAAGACACTGTTCAGCTTGAAAACTATCCCTATCGGATCACCTCGAGAGCCGTATCCGGAAAATCTAACAAGGGAGACTGA
- a CDS encoding class I SAM-dependent methyltransferase, which translates to MSDYYWDTQIEYLRNTRWLYYNDDYLEFLVTKVWKIHKPVNIIDYGCGYGYLGIKLLPLLPEGSTYTGIDKGEELIRKAKDIFHNLPYQTEFIAEDIERFEVGTKYDIAMCHAFLLHMNDPTSILGKMKDSVRDKGKVICFETHWIANMANYGFDDLEPSQVIRLGILQKLFEADAKSGGKQGNIGIRIPIILSQLGLNHVECRVSDKVNFLDRNMDRDSKYKLFRSLREDGIGQEPGDEMEIIDNLMSRGLTEEEAKAQYEAELKFSKEFGEDFWLTCAPNMKITFGTVVHK; encoded by the coding sequence ATGTCCGACTATTATTGGGACACGCAAATCGAATATCTTAGAAACACGCGATGGCTATACTACAATGATGATTATCTTGAATTTCTGGTAACCAAAGTCTGGAAAATCCATAAGCCGGTTAACATTATTGATTATGGATGCGGATATGGTTATCTTGGAATTAAACTGCTTCCGCTCCTTCCCGAAGGATCGACCTATACGGGCATTGACAAGGGTGAAGAGTTGATCCGGAAAGCCAAGGACATCTTTCATAATCTTCCGTATCAGACTGAATTCATCGCCGAAGATATCGAACGTTTCGAAGTCGGTACCAAGTATGACATTGCGATGTGTCATGCTTTTTTATTACATATGAACGACCCGACATCCATATTGGGGAAAATGAAGGATAGCGTGCGGGATAAGGGGAAAGTCATTTGTTTCGAAACTCACTGGATCGCGAATATGGCGAACTACGGCTTTGATGATCTCGAACCCTCCCAAGTTATTCGCTTGGGAATTCTTCAGAAGCTGTTTGAAGCAGATGCGAAGTCGGGAGGGAAACAAGGGAATATCGGGATACGAATACCGATCATATTAAGCCAATTGGGATTAAACCACGTAGAGTGCAGAGTCAGCGATAAGGTTAATTTTCTAGATCGAAATATGGATAGGGACAGCAAATATAAGCTCTTTCGCTCGTTACGGGAGGATGGGATCGGGCAAGAACCTGGCGATGAGATGGAAATTATAGATAACCTTATGTCGAGGGGATTAACTGAAGAAGAAGCCAAGGCTCAATATGAAGCAGAATTGAAATTTTCTAAGGAATTCGGGGAGGACTTTTGGCTAACTTGCGCTCCGAATATGAAGATAACTTTTGGAACGGTCGTGCATAAGTGA
- a CDS encoding DUF2164 domain-containing protein, which produces MTIILKLPREEKDEIVRSVQAYFEDERSETIGALGAEQLIDFMIKELGPYLYNKALADARTVINEKYNQLDDELYTLEKPTYNGRK; this is translated from the coding sequence ATGACCATTATATTAAAGCTGCCAAGAGAAGAAAAAGACGAAATCGTTCGGAGCGTGCAAGCTTATTTCGAAGACGAGCGATCGGAAACGATCGGAGCATTGGGAGCGGAGCAACTCATCGACTTTATGATTAAAGAACTCGGGCCCTATTTGTACAATAAGGCGTTAGCGGACGCAAGAACGGTAATCAACGAAAAATACAATCAATTGGACGATGAATTATATACGCTGGAGAAACCGACTTACAACGGAAGAAAATAA
- a CDS encoding GNAT family N-acetyltransferase: MELEIIQTTDHELIARLNKDVHDLHVSLYPEYFKPYNYAAMNDFYQHIMGNSKFRFYIIMDQEQSLGYVWIEIKDYEENAFRNSYKVVYVHQLSVAEEFRHKGLGYQLMSKVEQIAKENSIHKIELDYWVDNKMASSFYEKLDYKKYREFVFKGVE, from the coding sequence TTGGAGCTTGAAATCATTCAAACTACGGATCACGAATTGATCGCGCGGCTGAATAAGGACGTCCATGACTTGCATGTGAGCTTATACCCGGAATACTTCAAACCTTATAACTACGCGGCAATGAACGACTTCTATCAGCACATCATGGGCAATTCGAAGTTCCGCTTTTATATAATAATGGATCAAGAACAATCGCTTGGATATGTATGGATTGAGATCAAGGATTACGAAGAAAATGCGTTTAGAAATTCGTACAAAGTCGTTTACGTGCACCAACTGAGCGTTGCGGAAGAGTTTCGGCATAAGGGACTCGGCTATCAATTAATGAGTAAGGTTGAACAAATCGCTAAAGAAAACAGCATACATAAAATAGAACTGGACTATTGGGTCGATAATAAAATGGCTTCAAGCTTTTACGAGAAGCTCGACTATAAGAAATACAGGGAATTCGTATTTAAAGGGGTGGAGTGA
- a CDS encoding YfiT family bacillithiol transferase, giving the protein MELNRYAGQYVKIITKNQEWMVCEILELPDNESLPDGHSMINIFDRSNRNIKSSKGRMVLMHEDVVRIEELEPEILQGIHLTLTRVPDIVEVYKSLNREELPSRVSFGKIGELDQTRFPIGKFEPIPLPSSEERQSFINQIPDITITLRHTLTNLTLDQLQTPYRHEGWTIQQVVHHLADNDMNAYLRFKRALTEDEPLVHSYREDLWAELNDYKDVPIETSILLLESLHSRFLSVLNGMNSDDYHRKLRTQLLGNITLDIALQRFVWHNRHHIAQITSLIRRNGWS; this is encoded by the coding sequence TTGGAACTTAATCGTTATGCCGGACAATATGTTAAGATCATTACCAAAAATCAAGAATGGATGGTTTGCGAGATTCTCGAACTGCCAGACAACGAAAGTCTACCTGACGGTCACAGCATGATCAACATCTTTGATCGATCCAATCGGAACATCAAATCCTCCAAAGGGCGAATGGTTCTTATGCATGAAGACGTGGTTCGGATAGAGGAGTTGGAGCCGGAAATACTTCAAGGGATTCATTTAACGTTGACCCGTGTGCCTGATATCGTTGAGGTTTACAAATCTCTAAACAGAGAAGAATTACCCAGTAGAGTTTCCTTCGGAAAGATAGGGGAACTGGATCAAACGCGTTTTCCGATAGGAAAGTTCGAACCGATTCCGTTACCCTCGTCCGAAGAGCGTCAAAGCTTTATCAATCAGATTCCGGATATTACGATAACGCTTAGACATACGTTGACGAACCTCACGCTTGATCAGCTTCAAACCCCATATCGTCACGAGGGCTGGACCATTCAGCAAGTCGTTCATCACCTGGCTGATAATGATATGAACGCTTATTTACGCTTTAAGAGGGCGCTAACCGAAGATGAACCTCTGGTTCATTCCTATCGCGAAGATTTATGGGCTGAACTCAACGATTACAAAGACGTCCCTATCGAAACGTCAATTCTACTTCTTGAATCCCTCCATAGCCGCTTCTTAAGCGTACTTAACGGTATGAACTCAGATGATTATCATAGAAAATTAAGGACCCAATTACTAGGCAACATTACGTTGGACATAGCGCTTCAAAGGTTCGTATGGCATAATCGTCATCACATTGCGCAAATCACGTCATTAATCAGAAGGAACGGATGGTCTTGA
- a CDS encoding GNAT family N-acetyltransferase has protein sequence MIIYQSNEISLRSLEPEDAPLLVRWLSDPVVLEYYEGRDRPHDMDLVRQHFYEDCEGVTPCIIQYNQVDIGYLQFYLIDEDELEQYDLKDYQGNIYGMDQFIGESEYWNRGIGSRLIQETVKYLIDHQAATKIVMDPQAWNTRALRVYEKCGFRKKMYLEKHEMHEGQLRDCWLIEYDAKV, from the coding sequence ATGATCATTTATCAAAGCAATGAAATTTCCCTTAGAAGTCTTGAACCGGAGGATGCGCCCTTGCTAGTAAGATGGCTCTCGGACCCTGTGGTCTTAGAATATTATGAAGGTCGTGATCGACCTCATGATATGGACTTGGTAAGGCAGCATTTTTATGAGGATTGCGAAGGAGTCACCCCTTGTATTATTCAATACAACCAAGTCGACATCGGATACCTGCAGTTTTATCTCATTGATGAAGATGAATTAGAGCAATATGACCTTAAGGATTACCAAGGCAACATCTATGGGATGGATCAATTTATCGGCGAAAGCGAATATTGGAACAGAGGAATCGGCTCGCGGCTTATTCAAGAAACCGTTAAATACCTGATAGATCATCAAGCGGCAACGAAAATCGTGATGGACCCTCAGGCATGGAACACTAGAGCCTTAAGAGTCTATGAGAAATGTGGATTCAGAAAGAAGATGTATCTGGAAAAGCACGAGATGCATGAAGGACAGTTACGAGATTGTTGGCTGATAGAGTATGATGCGAAAGTTTAG
- a CDS encoding GNAT family N-acetyltransferase — MITYRTMTQDQVNKLKEIDRSEHIDLIYKMQNGNLLEIGANHECPNWNVEMIEELQERYLFELSHGGTAIGAFDGDMLIAFGVLAHKFRGANQDQLQVDLMYVSRNYRRQGVGTQILNQLADEARSRGAKYLYISSTETRSAVSFYRSNGSRLTDGIDEELFNKEPEDIHMIKEL, encoded by the coding sequence ATGATTACCTATCGAACGATGACGCAAGATCAAGTAAATAAGCTTAAAGAAATCGACAGGTCGGAACATATCGATCTTATCTATAAGATGCAAAACGGAAACTTATTGGAGATCGGCGCGAACCATGAATGTCCCAATTGGAATGTAGAGATGATTGAGGAATTGCAAGAACGTTATCTATTCGAGTTAAGCCATGGAGGAACGGCGATCGGAGCTTTCGATGGCGATATGTTGATTGCGTTCGGAGTTCTAGCTCACAAATTCAGAGGCGCTAATCAAGATCAACTCCAAGTGGATTTAATGTACGTATCAAGAAATTATAGAAGACAGGGAGTTGGCACCCAAATCTTAAATCAGCTTGCGGATGAGGCAAGAAGCAGGGGCGCCAAGTATTTGTATATTTCGTCAACGGAAACGAGGTCTGCCGTCTCTTTCTATAGAAGCAATGGAAGTCGGTTAACCGATGGCATCGATGAAGAGCTGTTTAATAAAGAACCGGAAGATATCCATATGATTAAAGAACTGTAA